The following coding sequences lie in one Yoonia sp. G8-12 genomic window:
- a CDS encoding UTP--glucose-1-phosphate uridylyltransferase, whose protein sequence is MTKSPVRTAIFPVAGLGTRFLPATKATPKELLPVLDTPLIQYAIDEARDAGIERMIFVSHPSKSAIERHVMDDVRLRTELKARGKAELATTLRDAAFCEVEDDVVFTMQDQPLGLGHAVLCARDHVLPGPVAVILPDDLILGKGCIGEMIAAYAQAGSGHLVATMPVAPEETNKYGILSATSQDGSLLKADGMVEKPAPEEAPSLDAVVGRYVLDPSIFEVLATQPPGAGNEIQLTDAINTGAGTVGLAGLRFSGERFDCGAKAGMLRAVLHIASQDPEYDEVLSEYLAAANPSLAA, encoded by the coding sequence ATGACCAAGTCACCCGTTCGTACAGCCATCTTTCCTGTTGCCGGTTTGGGAACACGTTTCCTGCCCGCCACCAAGGCCACGCCCAAGGAGTTGCTGCCTGTGTTGGACACACCGCTGATCCAATACGCGATTGATGAGGCGCGTGACGCAGGCATCGAGCGGATGATTTTCGTCAGCCACCCCAGCAAATCGGCTATTGAAAGGCACGTGATGGATGATGTCCGCCTGCGCACCGAGCTAAAAGCGCGTGGGAAAGCGGAGCTGGCCACGACGCTGCGCGACGCTGCGTTCTGCGAAGTTGAAGACGACGTTGTTTTCACGATGCAGGACCAACCACTGGGGCTCGGCCACGCCGTGCTGTGCGCCCGCGACCATGTCTTACCTGGTCCGGTCGCTGTGATCCTGCCGGATGATCTGATACTTGGCAAAGGCTGTATCGGTGAAATGATCGCCGCCTATGCGCAGGCAGGCAGCGGCCATCTCGTTGCAACCATGCCTGTCGCGCCGGAAGAAACCAACAAATACGGTATTTTGTCGGCCACGTCGCAAGACGGCTCTCTGTTGAAAGCCGATGGTATGGTGGAAAAGCCAGCCCCCGAAGAGGCACCATCGCTTGATGCTGTGGTGGGTCGCTATGTGCTCGATCCGTCGATCTTTGAGGTTCTGGCAACACAGCCTCCGGGCGCGGGCAATGAAATTCAGCTGACCGATGCTATCAACACTGGCGCGGGCACGGTTGGTCTGGCCGGTTTGCGCTTTTCGGGCGAGCGTTTTGATTGCGGCGCAAAGGCAGGTATGCTGCGCGCCGTCCTGCACATCGCGTCACAAGACCCCGAGTATGATGAGGTGCTGAGCGAATATCTGGCCGCCGCCAATCCGTCCTTAGCAGC